The genome window ATGGCCATGGTTGTCATTGAAGGCTTTAAAGTGATCAATATCGATCATCAATAAACCTAAAGTGCTGCGCTCACGGCGGCTACGCTTAATTTCAGCACTGAGCTTCTGATCAAAAAAGGCTCTGTTGCGCACCCCGGTTAGCGCGTCACGGGTGCTTTGTTGTTCCAGCAGTTTGTTTTTATCCGCCAGCTCAGTCAGGGTAATTTGTAGTTCAAGGGTGCGTTGCTGAATACTGTCTTCAAGCTGATCAGCGACATTCAGCTGCCATTTTTTTTGCTGCAGATAAAACAGCAACCAGGCTAATGAAGCAGTCAATACAGCGCCGATGCCGAAGCCTATTAATAACTGCTGCCAATGCAGCTGTAGCCATTGCATCATAAATAGTGCTCATCTGCTGTGATCTGAAACAGGGTCAGGCTGTTTCTCCTGCTATGTAAAGCGATGTTATCAAGGCTATGGCCTGTGATATGAGCAAACTGCGCCGCAACTGCCGGCAAATAGGCTGGTTCGTTCCGGCTTGATTTAGGTTTAGGGGCAATAGTTTTAGGCAATAAAAAAGGCGCGTCAGTTTCAAGTATCAATCTGTCTAATGGCAAATAACGGACAGCGTCCATTAAACTCTGCCCGCGTTTTGTGTCACATAACCAGCCGGTTATACCAATATAAAGGCCTAAATCCAGATAGGTTTTTAATTGGGAGCTGTCACCCGTAAAGCAGTGCGCTATGCCACTTAAGCCCGGGTGATTTTTTAACAAACTGATTTGGATTGGAAAGGCATCACGTTCGTGCAGATAAACAGCTTTGTTGAGTCGTGTTGCTACAGCTAATTGAGCCTCAAAAACTTCGATTTGTTGTTCTGGAGTTGAAAAGTTTCTGTTGAAATCCAGACCACATTCACCTACAGCGACAACGTGCGGGTCCTGCAACAGGCTTTCCAGGTCGGCTACCCATCCGGCGGATACTCCGGCAGCCTGATGAGGGTGCACACCTGCAGTGCAATACAGGGATGGAACATTCGAACAATACTGGATATTCAACTGACTTTCGGCCAGATCGCTGCTAATTAGCAGCATTTCCTTGATATGGACATCTCTGGCTTGCCGCACAACATCGTCGCGATCGCTGTTAAAGCGATCGCTGAATAAATTGATGCCAGCATCAAACCATAGCGGCATATTACTTTTCACGTAATACTCTGGTCTTGCGGTTTGTGCCTTCTTTATTCATAAAGAAAGAGCCTAACAAACCACGCTCGATGATATAAGTGCTGCCTGGTGTGGCGGTGAAGATATCTTTTGAAGTCTGGCGCCAAACCTGGCCATTATCAAAAGTGAAAATCATCATGCCCTGGCGGTTGGTTTCAACACTTTGTAACACCAACTCCAGGTTTTTAATCTCAACTTCTTCTTTAGCCGCTTCAGCTTTACGTTCCAGACCAAATTCTTCTTTAGTTGGCGCGACAGGGGCAACATTCACAGTCTGAACAGTGTTTTCGCTGCCGGAAGTGCTTTTCACATAAGCGCTAGCTGCTGCTGTGTTCATTTTGTCATAGCAAACTAACCTTTGCAGGTCATTGCCTATGCTACGGCACTGCTCCAGCTGTTGGGATAAATCTGCCGCATACAAAGCGGGAGCAAACAAAGCCAACATCACAAGCGCTTTTTTCATTCTATTTTTCCTCATTAGACACTTCGTCTGGATCTGATTCAACTGGCACATAAAAACGGCTAAGCCATACACCCAATTCGTACAATAAACACATCGGGACCGCCAGTAGTGTCTGGGATAATACATCAGGCGGTGTCAGCAACATACCGATAATAAAAGCAAAGACAACAAAGTAAGGGCGCTTTTCAACAAGTTGCTGACGAGTGACTGCACCTGTCCATACTAATAACAATACAGCGACCGGAATTTCAAAAGATAAACCAAAAGCGAAAAAAAGTTTTAAAACAAAATCCAGATAGCTGCTGATATCAGTCGCTATAGTCACACCTTCAGGCGCTACGCTGGTGAAAAAACCGAACACGATAGGAAATACAATGTAGTACGCAAAAGCGATACCACAGTAAAACAACAAGGTGCTGGAGATAATTAGCGGTGCGACCAGATGCTTTTCTTTTTGATACAAAGCTGGTGCGACAAACAACCAGATTTGCCACAGCATATAAGGCACGGTCAGGCAAAGCGCGACAATAAAAGTCAGCTTGAAAG of Rheinheimera sp. MM224 contains these proteins:
- a CDS encoding GGDEF domain-containing protein; the encoded protein is MMQWLQLHWQQLLIGFGIGAVLTASLAWLLFYLQQKKWQLNVADQLEDSIQQRTLELQITLTELADKNKLLEQQSTRDALTGVRNRAFFDQKLSAEIKRSRRERSTLGLLMIDIDHFKAFNDNHGHLVGDLVIKEVANCLQQELKRSTDHLCRYGGEEFAIILPNTDKEGAMVLAEQVRLCLANHRIKHEELELSISVSIGCYAAVAEISSVSADYIQAADTALYQAKNEGRNKVVCSTLSHSVITESGDSR
- a CDS encoding TatD family hydrolase yields the protein MKSNMPLWFDAGINLFSDRFNSDRDDVVRQARDVHIKEMLLISSDLAESQLNIQYCSNVPSLYCTAGVHPHQAAGVSAGWVADLESLLQDPHVVAVGECGLDFNRNFSTPEQQIEVFEAQLAVATRLNKAVYLHERDAFPIQISLLKNHPGLSGIAHCFTGDSSQLKTYLDLGLYIGITGWLCDTKRGQSLMDAVRYLPLDRLILETDAPFLLPKTIAPKPKSSRNEPAYLPAVAAQFAHITGHSLDNIALHSRRNSLTLFQITADEHYL
- the tatC gene encoding twin-arginine translocase subunit TatC, with product MTKTTNPNSLLGHLIELRRRLLNTVVAVLLVFISLAYFAADIYHLMASPLMAVLPTGASMIATDVAAPFFAPFKLTFIVALCLTVPYMLWQIWLFVAPALYQKEKHLVAPLIISSTLLFYCGIAFAYYIVFPIVFGFFTSVAPEGVTIATDISSYLDFVLKLFFAFGLSFEIPVAVLLLVWTGAVTRQQLVEKRPYFVVFAFIIGMLLTPPDVLSQTLLAVPMCLLYELGVWLSRFYVPVESDPDEVSNEEK